In Canis lupus familiaris isolate Mischka breed German Shepherd chromosome 24, alternate assembly UU_Cfam_GSD_1.0, whole genome shotgun sequence, a single genomic region encodes these proteins:
- the LZTS3 gene encoding leucine zipper putative tumor suppressor 3 isoform X2, which yields MAKLETLPVRADPGRDPLLAFAPRPSELGPPDPRLAMGSVGSGVAHAQEFAMKSVGTRTGGGGSQGSFPGSRSSGGGAGRERPSRYPSEDKALANSLYLNGELRGSDHTDVCGNVVGSSGGSSSSGGSDKAPPQYREPSHPPKLLATSGKLDQCSEPLVRPSAFKPVVPKNFHSMQNLCPPQTNGTPEGRQGPGGLKGGLDKSRTMTPAGGGGGGLSDSGRNSLTSLPTYSSSYSQHLAPLSASTSHINRIGTASYGSGSGGSSGGGSGYQDLGTSDSGRASSKSGSSSSMGRPGHLGSGEGGGGGLPFAACSPPSPSALIQELEERLWEKEQEVAALRRSLEQSEAAVAQVLEERQKAWERELAELRQGCSGKLQQVARRAQRAQQGLQLQVLRLQQDKKQLQEEAARLMRQREELEDKVCQKAGEISLLKQQLKDSQADVSQKLSEIVGLRSQLREGRASLREKEEQLLSLRDSFGSKQASLELSEAELPAACLKPALTPVDPAEPQDALATCESDEAKMRRQAGVAAAASLVSLDGEVDAGGDSGTRALRREVGRLQAELAAERRARERQGASFAEERRVWLEEKEKVIEYQKQLQLSYVEMYQRNQQLERRLRERGAAGGASTPTPQHGEEKKAWTPSRLERIESTEI from the exons ATGGCGAAGCTGGAGACACTGCCTGTGCGCGCTGACCCAGGGCGGGATCCTCTCCTGGCCTTTGCCCCTCGGCCTTCTGAGCTCGGACCCCCAGACCCTCGCCTGGCCATGGGCAGTGTGGGCAGTGGGGTAGCCCACGCCCAGGAGTTCGCCATGAAGAGTGTGGGCACCCGCACAGGGGGTGGAGGCAGCCAGGGCAGTTTCCCTGGCTCACGCAGCAGCGGGGGTGGAGCCGGCAGGGAGAGGCCAAGCCGCTATCCCTCAGAAGACAAGGCTCTCGCCAACTCCCTCTACCTCAACGGCGAGCTGCGGGGCAGTGACCACACTGATGTCTGCGGCAATGTGGTGGGCAGCAGTGGTGGCAGTAGCAGCAGCGGTGGCAGTGACAAGGCCCCACCACAGTATCGTGAGCCCAGCCATCCACCTAAGCTCTTGGCCACCTCTGGCAAACTAGACCAG TGCTCAGAGCCGCTAGTTAGGCCTTCGGCCTTCAAACCTGTTGTACCCAAGAACTTCCACTCCATGCAGAACCTGTGCCCCCCGCAGACCAATGGTACTCCTGAGGGACGACAGGGTCCTGGTGGTCTCAAGGGTGGACTGGACAAGTCTCGGACCATGACCccagcaggtgggggtgggggtggcctctCAGACTCAGGCCGGAACTCACTCACGAGCCTGCCCACCTACAGCTCCAGCTATAGCCAGCACCTGGCGCCCCTCAGTGCCTCCACCAGCCACATCAACCGCATTGGCACTGCCAGCTATGGTAGtggcagcggcggcagcagcggtGGTGGTTCGGGCTACCAGGACCTGGGGACCTCTGACAGTGGGCGGGCCTCCAGCAAGAGTGGGTCGTCCTCCTCCATGGGGCGGCCGGGCCATCTGGGAtcgggggagggaggaggtggaggcctGCCGTTCGCGGCCTGCTCACCACCCTCGCCCAGTGCTCTGATCCAGGAGCTAGAGGAGCGGCtgtgggagaaggagcaggaggtggCAGCTCTGCGGCGTAGCCTGGAGCAGAGCGAGGCAGCGGTGGCCCAGGTGCTGGAGGAGCGGCAGAAGGCGTGGGAGCGAGAGCTGGCCGAGCTGCGCCAGGGCTGCAGCGGGAAGCTGCAGCAGGTGGCCCGCCGTGCCCAGCGTGCCCAGCAGGGCCTACAGCTGCAGGTGCTGCGGCTGCAGCAGGACAAGAAGCAGCTGCAGGAGGAGGCAGCTCGGCTGATGCGGCAGCGGGAAGAGCTTGAGGACAAG gtgTGCCAGAAGGCGGGGGAGATCTCCCTCCTGAAGCAGCAGCTGAAGGACTCGCAGGCCGATGTGTCCCAGAAGCTGAGTGAGATCGTGGGGCTGCGCTCGCAGCTGCGGGAGGGCCGGGCTTCGCTgcgggagaaggaggagcagctgCTCAGTCTGAGGGACTCCTTCGGCAGCAAGCAGGCCAGCCTGGAGCTGAGTGAGGCCGAACTGCCCGCGGCCTGCCTCAAGCCGGCTCTGACGCCCGTAGACCCGGCGGAGCCCCAGGATGCCCTGGCCACATGCGAGAGCGACGAGGCCAAGATGCGCCGGCAGGCCGGGGTGGCGGCCGCCGCCTCGCTGGTGTCCTTGGACGGGGAGGTGGATGCTGGTGGGGATAGCGGGACGCGGGCCCTGCGGCGGGAGGTGGGGCGGCTGCAGGCCGAGCTGGCTGCCGAGCGGCGAGCCCGGGAGCGCCAGGGGGCCAGCTTCGCAGAGGAGCGCCGCGTGTGgctggaggagaaggagaaggtcATCGAGTACCAGAAGCAGCTGCAGCTGAGTTACGTGGAGATGTACCAGCGCAACCAGCAGCTGGAGCGGCGGCTTCGGGAGCGTGGGGCAGCGGGGGGTGCTAGcacacccaccccccaacacGGCGAGGAGAAGAAAGCCTGGACGCCCTCCCGCCTCGAGCGCATTGAGTCCACAGAAATCTGA
- the LZTS3 gene encoding leucine zipper putative tumor suppressor 3 isoform X1: MAKLETLPVRADPGRDPLLAFAPRPSELGPPDPRLAMGSVGSGVAHAQEFAMKSVGTRTGGGGSQGSFPGSRSSGGGAGRERPSRYPSEDKALANSLYLNGELRGSDHTDVCGNVVGSSGGSSSSGGSDKAPPQYREPSHPPKLLATSGKLDQCSEPLVRPSAFKPVVPKNFHSMQNLCPPQTNGTPEGRQGPGGLKGGLDKSRTMTPAGGGGGGLSDSGRNSLTSLPTYSSSYSQHLAPLSASTSHINRIGTASYGSGSGGSSGGGSGYQDLGTSDSGRASSKSGSSSSMGRPGHLGSGEGGGGGLPFAACSPPSPSALIQELEERLWEKEQEVAALRRSLEQSEAAVAQVLEERQKAWERELAELRQGCSGKLQQVARRAQRAQQGLQLQVLRLQQDKKQLQEEAARLMRQREELEDKVAACQKEQADFLPRMEETKWEVCQKAGEISLLKQQLKDSQADVSQKLSEIVGLRSQLREGRASLREKEEQLLSLRDSFGSKQASLELSEAELPAACLKPALTPVDPAEPQDALATCESDEAKMRRQAGVAAAASLVSLDGEVDAGGDSGTRALRREVGRLQAELAAERRARERQGASFAEERRVWLEEKEKVIEYQKQLQLSYVEMYQRNQQLERRLRERGAAGGASTPTPQHGEEKKAWTPSRLERIESTEI; the protein is encoded by the exons ATGGCGAAGCTGGAGACACTGCCTGTGCGCGCTGACCCAGGGCGGGATCCTCTCCTGGCCTTTGCCCCTCGGCCTTCTGAGCTCGGACCCCCAGACCCTCGCCTGGCCATGGGCAGTGTGGGCAGTGGGGTAGCCCACGCCCAGGAGTTCGCCATGAAGAGTGTGGGCACCCGCACAGGGGGTGGAGGCAGCCAGGGCAGTTTCCCTGGCTCACGCAGCAGCGGGGGTGGAGCCGGCAGGGAGAGGCCAAGCCGCTATCCCTCAGAAGACAAGGCTCTCGCCAACTCCCTCTACCTCAACGGCGAGCTGCGGGGCAGTGACCACACTGATGTCTGCGGCAATGTGGTGGGCAGCAGTGGTGGCAGTAGCAGCAGCGGTGGCAGTGACAAGGCCCCACCACAGTATCGTGAGCCCAGCCATCCACCTAAGCTCTTGGCCACCTCTGGCAAACTAGACCAG TGCTCAGAGCCGCTAGTTAGGCCTTCGGCCTTCAAACCTGTTGTACCCAAGAACTTCCACTCCATGCAGAACCTGTGCCCCCCGCAGACCAATGGTACTCCTGAGGGACGACAGGGTCCTGGTGGTCTCAAGGGTGGACTGGACAAGTCTCGGACCATGACCccagcaggtgggggtgggggtggcctctCAGACTCAGGCCGGAACTCACTCACGAGCCTGCCCACCTACAGCTCCAGCTATAGCCAGCACCTGGCGCCCCTCAGTGCCTCCACCAGCCACATCAACCGCATTGGCACTGCCAGCTATGGTAGtggcagcggcggcagcagcggtGGTGGTTCGGGCTACCAGGACCTGGGGACCTCTGACAGTGGGCGGGCCTCCAGCAAGAGTGGGTCGTCCTCCTCCATGGGGCGGCCGGGCCATCTGGGAtcgggggagggaggaggtggaggcctGCCGTTCGCGGCCTGCTCACCACCCTCGCCCAGTGCTCTGATCCAGGAGCTAGAGGAGCGGCtgtgggagaaggagcaggaggtggCAGCTCTGCGGCGTAGCCTGGAGCAGAGCGAGGCAGCGGTGGCCCAGGTGCTGGAGGAGCGGCAGAAGGCGTGGGAGCGAGAGCTGGCCGAGCTGCGCCAGGGCTGCAGCGGGAAGCTGCAGCAGGTGGCCCGCCGTGCCCAGCGTGCCCAGCAGGGCCTACAGCTGCAGGTGCTGCGGCTGCAGCAGGACAAGAAGCAGCTGCAGGAGGAGGCAGCTCGGCTGATGCGGCAGCGGGAAGAGCTTGAGGACAAGGTGGCCGCCTGCCAGAAGGAGCAGGCTGACTTCCTGCCCCGGATGGAGGAAACTAAGTGGGAG gtgTGCCAGAAGGCGGGGGAGATCTCCCTCCTGAAGCAGCAGCTGAAGGACTCGCAGGCCGATGTGTCCCAGAAGCTGAGTGAGATCGTGGGGCTGCGCTCGCAGCTGCGGGAGGGCCGGGCTTCGCTgcgggagaaggaggagcagctgCTCAGTCTGAGGGACTCCTTCGGCAGCAAGCAGGCCAGCCTGGAGCTGAGTGAGGCCGAACTGCCCGCGGCCTGCCTCAAGCCGGCTCTGACGCCCGTAGACCCGGCGGAGCCCCAGGATGCCCTGGCCACATGCGAGAGCGACGAGGCCAAGATGCGCCGGCAGGCCGGGGTGGCGGCCGCCGCCTCGCTGGTGTCCTTGGACGGGGAGGTGGATGCTGGTGGGGATAGCGGGACGCGGGCCCTGCGGCGGGAGGTGGGGCGGCTGCAGGCCGAGCTGGCTGCCGAGCGGCGAGCCCGGGAGCGCCAGGGGGCCAGCTTCGCAGAGGAGCGCCGCGTGTGgctggaggagaaggagaaggtcATCGAGTACCAGAAGCAGCTGCAGCTGAGTTACGTGGAGATGTACCAGCGCAACCAGCAGCTGGAGCGGCGGCTTCGGGAGCGTGGGGCAGCGGGGGGTGCTAGcacacccaccccccaacacGGCGAGGAGAAGAAAGCCTGGACGCCCTCCCGCCTCGAGCGCATTGAGTCCACAGAAATCTGA